The Coleofasciculus chthonoplastes PCC 7420 genome includes a window with the following:
- a CDS encoding RNA-guided endonuclease InsQ/TnpB family protein, translated as MKQVLTIVVKLQPSPEQVAFLEATLQAFADACNYVNENTNPKLTNKIAIQSLVYQTIKKKFNLVANMAVRACARVAANRKVAKQKGKPVKRFAPSSMDCDKDLFRFREQDWTVSLATVHGRERIELKSGNYQRGKLKGRNPTSAQLCKHRDGQFYLHIQIKDEAPDSSVKDLVIGIDLGRRDIAVTSEGKKWDGLHIQSVRDKFYQVRASLQKKASKGTRTTRRRCREVLKRLSGRERRYQQWLNHNISKSVVRRAVEYSASIAIEDLTGIRERTNEQPRSKTERRRSNSWAFYQLRMFIEYKALGAGVQVIPISPRYTSQMCHNCLHIHPVKGKSYRSGKTFRCGHCGWHGDADFNGANNIALVGLSINQPGGTGLSCKLSRTIKYVQRSTERSRRSLSLFDD; from the coding sequence ACACAAACCCTAAGCTGACCAACAAAATTGCTATCCAGTCCTTAGTCTACCAAACCATCAAGAAAAAATTCAATCTGGTGGCTAACATGGCAGTTAGGGCTTGTGCGCGTGTAGCTGCTAATCGCAAGGTAGCCAAGCAGAAAGGTAAACCTGTTAAAAGATTTGCCCCAAGCAGCATGGACTGTGACAAAGACTTGTTTCGCTTCCGAGAACAAGACTGGACGGTAAGCCTTGCTACCGTTCACGGCAGAGAGCGAATTGAGCTGAAGTCCGGGAATTACCAAAGGGGAAAACTCAAAGGGAGAAACCCTACTTCTGCTCAACTGTGTAAGCATCGCGATGGTCAGTTCTACCTGCACATCCAAATTAAAGACGAAGCTCCCGACTCATCCGTGAAAGACTTGGTGATAGGTATCGACTTGGGACGCCGAGACATTGCAGTTACATCAGAGGGCAAAAAGTGGGACGGTTTGCACATTCAGTCAGTACGAGATAAGTTTTATCAAGTTAGGGCGTCTCTCCAGAAAAAAGCCTCGAAAGGCACGAGGACGACTCGGCGCAGATGTCGAGAAGTCTTGAAACGGCTGTCGGGACGGGAAAGACGCTACCAGCAATGGCTTAATCACAACATCTCCAAATCAGTGGTCAGACGAGCAGTTGAGTATAGTGCCTCTATTGCTATAGAAGACCTTACGGGAATTAGGGAGAGAACCAACGAGCAACCCAGAAGCAAGACGGAACGTAGACGCTCAAATTCATGGGCATTCTACCAACTGCGAATGTTCATTGAGTACAAAGCGCTTGGGGCAGGTGTTCAGGTTATCCCTATCTCCCCTCGCTACACCTCCCAAATGTGTCACAATTGCCTACACATTCACCCGGTAAAAGGAAAGTCTTACCGTAGTGGCAAGACTTTCAGGTGTGGGCATTGTGGTTGGCATGGAGATGCCGACTTTAATGGAGCCAATAATATTGCACTTGTGGGGCTGTCTATAAACCAGCCTGGAGGCACGGGGTTATCGTGCAAGCTAAGCCGAACTATTAAGTATGTTCAGCGTTCGACTGAGCGCTCACGCCGAAGTCTTAGCTTGTTCGATGACTGA